Within the Silurus meridionalis isolate SWU-2019-XX chromosome 2, ASM1480568v1, whole genome shotgun sequence genome, the region AGCCCATGAACAGTCTAgccagcatcttctttctgcagCTCCGATCGCTCCCAGCGGACATGGCCCcatcttgtaaaaaaataattgaggGTGGGATAAAATAATAAGGTGGCTAAGAATGATTAAATGAGGGTGTTTCTGCACCATAGTGCTGCATGTTTTTTCTGAACAGCTCGGTACCTTTTAAGGGCTGAACTGATGGCTTCAGTTTGTCCAGTTTGAAGAAAAATGGGGTGATGAGATTGGCTCCAGTCGTCTCTTTGCCTGTAGAGCTCTTGTGTACATTGCGGCTGGGGTGAGGCTTCGTGAAAAGCTGCAAATAAATCAGTTACGATCTTAGTAATTGGTGCGTTTGTGTAAATGAACTCATCCGGAGCCATGGAAACTTTAATAGATTCAATATTGCTGTTAAATCAACATTtgattttaatgaatttaaaacTTATGAATTACTCAATTTAAACTACATaaattttatacattaaaaaaaagagtactTTAAATCTTGTACTCAGTAATGAGTAAGGTGTGGCAAATAACTAGATTATTAAAGGTGGGACaatatgtgtgtaatatatgtGTTCATCTTGTCATAAATTTAAAGTGCTCTAAATGTTAATCAGGTTGTTACTGAGCACCTGTCTGGGAATTTGACCAAAGTTGCTGACGTAGCCAAGAACTGTGCTTTTCTTTAATGGGTCCTTCATGCTCTCAGCATCGTGCTTGTCTGTGTAGAAGTAAGGGTGAAAGGTATTGAGGGCCTCAATCGCGGCTGGACCCTGCTGTTTATACCCAAAAATCAGATCGATCCACAGGTGGAGATTTGCACTCACATAGTCACTCTCTAGAGCctggtaataaaaataaacaaacaaacatatatatatatatatatatatatatatatatatatatatatatatatatatatatatatatatatatatgtatatatagtggcTACATCCAAGAACACTAAAATCAATATAAAGACTGAATTGTAATCCTAAGTATACAATAATAACTTTTGCTGACTAATGGCAAGGCCTTCAATAAACATATTACAactttaaattagtttaaaaatatatttggagGAAAAGGCTTACACAATAGGCACTTTGATACATGGACAATTATAAAGGCGGGAAATTAAAATGTGATTGCATTTGAACTGCGATTACATTCAGAACATTCGATCTTTAAAATCACAGAAATAATTAAGGTCTGAAAACCTCATTTTGTATGTACTTATATTTGTTTGCCTTCTTGCATTTTGGCAAAACTTTAAAAAGGGCATGAGGGCCAAAGCAGCTCTAATAAGGCTATTCttaatatgagaaaaaaataaagccaacCAGTGGTAACAGCCAACTATAACAACAGATCTCAGCGGTGGAAGTTTTCTATATTGTCTTTAGTTAATTTGCATATGGGGAAAAACAAGCAGACAAAATAGCTCATTTTGTGTGAACTGGAAAAACGATACAAATATTGCTCAGTAGATTGGGAGCTGATAAAGCCTGGCCCTTATATGCCTTTAGGCAATGCAAGGAGAGAGGGAAAGCATTCATTCCAATAAGCTGCAAGCTACAGTAATGGAGTTATGAGAGACTGCAGATATTGTGGTTGCTCTGAATTGGCCCTGTTATCATGTAATGACAATGGCGTTAAGTAGAGTAATGGGGCTTCCTTGATGAACTCAACAAGTGCCTATTATCTCTGGAACAGCACAAAGCAGACCGGAGCCAGACACATTTAACTCTTTCCAAATGCATCCAGCAGGAAATAAATGCCAAAAGGTAGTTATACAAAAAACAATGCCATATAgtggtgttgtttttgttcGACTAAGAATGCACACTGGTGACAACCTCTACAAGCAGAAAGGAGACGGCACTGAGGGCTACAAGCTGTTCTGTGACTCTACTATGACAGGCTTATTAGTCTACTGAGCAAGGCTACTAACTTCTCTGTGCATGCGAATAAACTCCTGAGGATCTCCTTTAGCCCACGGTGGCAACACAATATCCCCCAGAAGTGTTCCATCCTGCAtgcaacctgaaaaaaaaatataagggAGTATGAAATTATTTTACGTAAGATGAAAGTTCTATCACAAATATGGTATTATTAAAATAGAGTCTgggattatttgttttttttgttctaataATGATCATATTAGTATATAAAGCTCTCCTATAGTTTTACTTATAGCTATTAGCCTGTGTGACTGGTACATTCAACTGAACGGGTTAATCTAAacctaaaaaaatctaaaaacaagTCATCCCAAATAATATCCCCTTACTCTAAAGTATCTAACTGGATGTCACTGAAAAGTAAATGGTTTTATTGAATAGGCTGAATAGCATTGCCTAGATAatgtttatagaaaaataaaatctgcatCATTGGAGCAGAAATGTATTTAGGGCCTTGGTTACTAAAGCTTTAAAAAGATGGATTTCATATAAAACCAGAgatgtattttacatttacagtaatttGTTTCTATGCCAAACTAAGGCAAAGTCTGAACAAACTTAAAAGTGATCAAGAAAATGAGGAAGTCTTGTTGGTATTTAGGATAACACCCTccactgtatagtttatattttatatatatatatatatatatatatatatatatatatatatatatatatatatataaaccaggGAGGTAGAGGTGACATTTTGTAAACTCGGAGAATGTGTGGGCCGCAGTACTCGCAGCATTAAAGTGTTCTCACTCATAGGAGATGTACTCCTCTTAATATTTTCCCAGAACACAGTTTGCAGTTTGCTTTGCTTTGATTATTAATTTTCAAATATGTGCAGGTCAGTGTTATTTCATACCTTCTAAACAATCAAGCAGCAATGTACACTAGGCTTTTGTAAACAGTAGTGTGTGTTATTGgatactgtaataaataaaagagctaTTGAGCATGGGCATGGTATCGGGTCAAAACCTCAAAAAATATGTATAAGGTGTATATCCCGGCTGTACTTCACTCCTACACCACACATACATATGCTTAAGATCTTATAGTCTTACCAAACTCAAAATTGTTGGAGTTGATAAGGAAGTCTGGCAGGTAGAAGAATTCTGGAATGAGCTCTCTCACATCGCACATGTTGTCTTTGGAGGCCGACTCCCACTCCTTCTGGATGCTGTGGAACATTCTCTCAGGAACATCAAACGAGCCGCCCTGCACAGTCCCACATCGACAGCACCATCAAAAAACAGCCATTACATCGTAGCCAAGCCAGAAACAACTAAGCAGCACTGAGCAGTGAGCCCATCAtggtgggaaaaaaacagtactgcATCTGAAAGCAAGTTTTCTGCAATGCTTCAGAACAATGGGTGTCTAGAAAGATACAGCCTTAAAACAAACACGACAAATTCATCAGAATTGACGGAGGCTTTTCCGTGAGTCGTAATTCCTTGTGGAAATGTATGTAATTTGCAATAAAAAGATTATCCTCATTGAATGAAAgcaataaatactgtacacagTAAACGCAGTTAGTGTCCCAAATCTTGTTATGATTATTACTGTACAGAAGAATGCTGTTCATGTGCGGAAAATATCGCCACAGAGCGTCACCCTAATATTTGTATTGTGTTATGCtgaatattaaatatgcatgacattttattttaatcaattgattCCTGCCCTATAAATAAGATATTtcttaaataacaaaatgtagTTTTGTTTGCTTGTGATATGAGcaaatttatttgcatatatattaaaattctCACTTTAATTCACTTTTGCAAAACAATACCGTTCTTACAATTcccaacaagaaaaaaaaaaataatagcgCACCATTCATTTAGGAAGCTTATTTGTGAAATTGCATTTCATAATAAAGTACACACACCACGAAGCTGTAGCTTTTCGCTTCATTTTCGATGGAAACAATTTGGTCAATACTGCAACTTACTGACAAATGTCACATACAGGTCCCAAGAGGGTCAGAAAAGAATATTATGGGAAGACTTCGCATACCTGGAGAGAGAGGAAGGTCTGGGTGAAAGGCTCCATTCTCACAAGGTAAGACGCCACGATGATGGCAGAGGAATAGTGTGTGCAGTAATGACATTGTGCAGACAGCTCACCTGCAAAAGCCACAAGCATCATTTCCAGCATGCATCATAATTACTGTTATAATCAGTTCATaatgaaattacatttcaaagagAGCAAGTCTGCCGAATAGTTGCAAGTCATTTAGCTGGTAAACAatgatttaaatgaaattttaccGTCATTACTGTCTACTTCATTATATCTCTGGATAaatttctctctccttttctcattCTGAGCACCCATTGGTTTGGACAAATCCCTGAATGATGTCAGGGATGACAAATCCAGTGTCTAACAAGCAGAAGAAAACAATTGtgacacaaacaaaaacctaGCAAGgaacaaatgaatgaagaaatgaaCGGGTAAATGTATGTACCTCTGATTCATAGTCAGCAAGGATCCATGGGAACACTGGATACTGCATCAAATCATTGTACGTGCGTCCAGCGAGTGTGTTCAAATGCATGAGGTATTCAAAGTTGCTTATCTCTCCTCTCTGTTTAAACAATGAGGTCGGCACACTTCATGGAGCAGAACAACACATAACACTCAGGAATACTTTACTGCAATTTGAGATAAACTGCACACACATTACCTGCCATTTAGCAATAACTGTCTTCTCAGGTGCTGCTGGTTTTCTgtaccaaaaaacaaaacaaaataatcaataaGAAAAATTCTCTTACGCTCAGTAACTgtaatttgattattttatgaaaataaatccaaatttttTGAATCGacaaatgattaattttatGATGAGAACATTCTTATTGGAGTTGCATAGCATCATCCCAGAGACACGGAAAAACACAGAGTTTCAGTGTTACGGAGGAACAAGAGCAGCCTGCGAAAAGGTACACATCCTGACAGTTCATAGAAACCTGCCCTAAAGTATCAAATGGTGCAGGACAGTAAATTAACTGAATAAGTATAAGTAATTATGATCTTTTACAGCCTGTACACTCTttacactatataataaatTCTGCACTATTTCTATATGAGATGAAAGTATAAATGTGACCTGATACTGGAAACTAATCGGTTCAAAACCATTATTGAACgtaagtgtatatatactggAACATTCAAATGCTAATGCagcatttcttttcctttctctctggTGACTGTGGCTAGTAAAAGGACAATAAATGCTCTGCACCTCGGGTAAGTGTTGCTTAGCAGCAAAGTTAAACAGGACAAAGCTGCTTTTGCTGTCCTGCCATGTTTGAGTGAGGAGGCAGTTTTTTTTCATCTGAAGCTTGTCTGAAAattctatacacactctattaGCTGGATATGTGAAGCTAATTTAAAACCCACGAGTAAAAGAAACACCTATTTTCTGAGATGAGGTGAACTAATGCTGGACAAGAATGGCTGATTGACTGAAATACAAACAAAGATTAAGAGCAGACCAATTCTTACTTTTCCACATTGCCACAAAAATCGGTAAGTATTGAAAAATTCTATACTTTTTGGGTAACGCTAAAAGTCGTTGAGAACTGTTAAGAATATATTTGAGCAAAGTATCATAAACTAGTGTAGTGTAATTATGCTTCTATTCATGATAtctagaaaagagagagaaaactgaAAACCTTTACTTTCTATACTTTGTCACTGAATGTTTCATTATAACACTATATGGTATAATCATTATCACTGTATAATCATCAGTCATCACTGAGTATCTACTGAACGTATAGTAAATTCCAGCACATTTCTTATCCCTCAAGCTAGAATACCTAAAATGATCTACTTTAAAATGGTGTTAAAGGCCCTATTACACTCAATATATCAAGGAagtgtgtaaacatataaaCGAAATCCGATATTCAGCTCGGTTGAATTGCCAAAATGTAACACATGAAGATAAATCATACTATTGGTCAGCACTCCATAATTGCACATGTTTGGATGCAAAGGCCTCAGACagaaaatggaataaaaacaaGCTAAACCAGATTAGCCTTGTATCTATATGCACTTGAATATGATTAATGAGTCATGAAAGGGCCCGAAGGGCTTACAATGCAGCCACTCTTCTTCTTTAATAGGGAGGTGTGAGGCGCATGGGTTTTAAATCACTTCCCCGAGTGTCATTTATCAAAGCACTGATTTGACTCTATCCACACAACCACTCAGCCTGTAAAAGTCACCCTGGATCAATCAGCTGTAACACAAACAGTTCCCACCCTCACCAGCAACGATTTCTCCCCCCTGCAACCCAGATTTTACATTCATTGCTCTTGTCCTCATTGCTATCTGGTATTAGCCTCAATTACAGTGCAGTATGATTTTAAGGAGATCCCTTAAGGGTGAGATGGGTGAGTGAGCTGCAGTGTAAACATTACACTCTTTTCATTCCCCAAAAGACCCTTCATTCCCCCAAAACTGCCTCAGGGCCTACACgataccaccaccacccctaTGTAAATAATCGAGATGCTGTGCCATTAAGCTGTGCATGTTTAGTTAAAGATATTAGATCTTGAATAACAATTACACAGATCAGGTTACAACTTAATCAGGTTGATTCCAAAGTAGAAAAAGAATTAACCATAATCTGTGTTTACAGAGCACTATGGCTAAAGGGAAGAAGGGTGGATCAAAAGGCAAAATAATTACCCTGAAAATGGCCAAGAAAGCACTCAGGGTGACCCCCGAGGGAAAACGACATCTTGATCTCAGTAACATGGGTATTGACACCTTTCCAAAATGTCTCCTAAAACTGACTGACCTAGAGGAGGTGGACCTGAGTCGCAATCAGCTGAGAAAAATCCCAGATTTCATTGGCCAGCTCATTGGCGTGCTCTGGCTTGACCTTCACAGCAACTACATCGAGCAACTGCCAAAAGGCATCGGACAGCTTGAGACTCTGTGCCACCTCAACCTGTGCAACAACAGCCTGGACTCAAATGGTTTACCCGCTGACATCGGCAGTCTGAAGAACCTGCAGACGCTCAACCTGGGTATGAACCGGCTCTCAGCTCTTCCACCCACCATGGCTGCTCTGACTAACCTGAGAGAGCTCGGTTTGTTTGACAACATGCTCACCGTGCTCCCTGAATGCATCCGCCTGCTGCCCAATCTAAAGAAAATCAACACCAAACGCAATCCCATGACATATGCTCAGAGAGATGCCAAAGACACAAAACCAGCCGAAGGTGTGTATTTGGTGAGAGAGGAAGATCTGTGTAAACTGTGTCTAGAGAAATgtaaggaagaaagaaagagaaaggaaagaaaacagcTTTCAGATCAGTCTCTCCGGAAAGGTAGATTTTCAGGGCTGATCACACCAAACTCAGTGGCACGAAGCAATCAGGAGCTGTGGCACTAGACTTTCTGCTGGTCTCCTTACTAAAGACATTTTAAGAATATACTGTAGTGAATGTAATCAATTACAGATGAATTGTATTAATAGTTATGCACAAATAAACTGTTTTGACCTGAGTTTAATATCAGTCTGAGGACAACAAAACatgatatttataaaaactaattttaagtTGTAGACAATATATTATGAAATTAAGGGAATGATTTAATAGTCGCATAATATAACATAAGCATTTTAATTCTGCTGGTAGCAGTAACCATTGTGTTTCAGCCGATTGTTTGGGGATTGAGGATTGACAGCATTTCTGTCACTCATTAACTCTGTGCATATAGTGTCTTTCCCAGAAGCCTTTAGACACGAGCTGTCTCctcaaaatgtgtttaaaaaaggcAGTATTGGGAGAGATGATGGTACAGGGACACTTACCTAACGTTATGCATGGCCTCCGTCACCCCTCTTCCCTTCAGTGAAGGCACCACTGAGCATAACCTAGGAAATGAACACGAGAGATCAATCTGGTTTTGCCCTGTCTAACCTCATGAACTCACTGACTCATTGACACACTCACATTTTCCTTTACCTTTTAAAAGCACTGACATGGTCTTTGTTCACGAACACCAAAAACATTGAAGTGCCATTCCTCATGAAGATTTCAATTGCATTTTCCTAAAgcgttaaagaaaaaaattactaaaatattgTGAACAATCTGAACACTGCAGATCTGTGAGAAACAGCAGAACTGATTTTTGCTTAACAAAGATGCTCAAAAGGTTTGGTTTACAAGAACATTAAATCTGACCTCAAGAAGAAAACGCATAAAATGAGCCTCTTTAATGTCCTCGTATGACCAGCGTCTGCAGGCTGGGTTCACTGAGCTCTGCTCCTTCTTCAGCATCCCGCAGATAAACGAGTCTCTTACGCTGAAGCTCGGAGAAAAAgtcaaaaatgaaaacaatggCTAATAAAAAACTCATTCATATTTTGAACTGAAATAACCTGAAACAGCAGCACATTTATGTTGCACATACAGTAtgctgttattataatagcTGTACTGAATGTAATGAACTGTCGAGTTCACTAAACCGCAAACCTGCaattgtgtggagatttgttttgcacaccCACAATTCAACATGAAGAAACCTttaatacatacaaaataattcattatttttgcaGATGTTTCTGTTCAAACTTCTTTGAAATCTTAAAGAAATTGTGTAAGTCATTAAACAGTTTAACCATGCATATGCTACAGCATGACGATGTGGAGGTGCAACGTTTGGAGCATGCTAATAAGTCGAATATATCGAATAATAACATCAGCTATAAACTTTTGACTTGCACTTGAGTACTGTAATAATAAGGTCATTTTGCAACATGGTTTGTAGAAGTAttctagagaaaaaaaagaaagcaaaacagATCCAGTAATGCTGAGTAAGGCATTACAGAAGCAGTAATAGGAGTAAAAGGAGAGCTTTACCTGGTGGGATGGTGGTTTCCACAGCACACATCCCCACTGGAGGTGAGTATAAAGCCCTCACACACATAGAGATTAGCTTTTCCAAACAATAACACTCCCTCCAGTAGAACATGGCCACTGACAACTGCTATACAATGCTTTACTCCAATCTGTGAAACACAGGAGAAACACAGCACTTAAGTCTTTGGGAAAGTTCCCCACTGTGGAAGGAATAAAGGTATATATTAGAATAGTATATGCTTCCACAAGTTTGAGATATTTTAAACCACACTTTGAGGATTATTTCGAATTTCAGAAGAAACAACACACTGTATTGATAGAGCAAATGTGAGTACCTCAATTAAGCAAGCTGTTAAACTGTTGGGTTGGGCAAGTAATAGTGtatggactgtttttttttttgatctgaGAAAGGGATGAGTgcactgaatgaatgaataatgtaaatgtgaacacCGCTTTTACACTCGCTGTTTAATTGATGAGAATAAAGTCTGCAGCGCTTGCCTCTAAACTCTTGCTCTAGGGCGAAGATGTCAAACAGGCACAGCCCTCTCCCTGATTGATCGCTGTTACCACTTCATTATCTGCAACAACATGGTGCCGAAACAAAGCAAGAGAACTAAAAGCATGGGTGACTAGTGTGTTTGGGAAAAAGAGGTCGTTGCAGTGCAGGCATTGTCCTGTGATTATGCACAGCTAATTTTATTGTCTCCCTTCATTTCACACCATGCGTTTGCACCTGGCCTCAGCAGCGGCTACACAGCTCCAGGCCCTCGGGACGTGGGTCTCCAAAACATATGGGGCTCTGCTGCAGTAGCAGCCGCTCCTCAAttaatacaaatcaaatcagaAGATATCCTCTCCATGCCAGCACTGCCCCCCTCAGTGCCAAGCAGAGGGCCCGTCTGTTTATTACTAGAATTAATCAATGACGTACACAGAATAGCAAAACACTAATTGATTAAAGCCTAGTTACACAATACACCTGGTGGATAGTctcagaaacaaaaaagaatcaATTCTGATCTGTGATGTAATTCTGTATTTCTGAATATGTAAAAGTTTTATGTTAATGTCCAGCTTAAAGTGATAGGGTGCTAtgaccataaaaaaaaagagattcaaGCAAACCATCACAtcatatttgtttgtgtgtctgtttttttctatgtccatgtatttatttttagctaAACTGTTTTTTGATAAATTTATTGATAGTTTATTGATAACTTTCAATATCTGAATTTTTAGGTCGTTAGCAGATCATGTAGATTAATAAGCATTGAACAAACTATTCATCTGACAAACAGCACAGCAGGATTCGACCTCCTTAAATAAAATCGTGAGGTCTAACATCACCCCCTACAGCTCCTTATTAATACTTCTGTCAAGAGCTCACTCCTCATGTTACCCTGTCAGTGGGAACACTCGGCTTCATGCGTGTGGGCGTAATGATGCTCACACAAATGCACTAAATAAAGTGGAGCTTCTTTACACTTGGGACTGAAACGCTAAATAGAGGTCAGGTGCAGTGTGTGTTGGCGGCTCTCACCTCCTCATTGGGAGCCAGCTGCTGTATTATGAGCTGTGACTCCACACATTCCTCAGAAATATCTTCAGTGGGACTTGAGACCTCAGTCAGTGTGGGGAAGAAGGTTAGATGCTCACAGTCCAGGCTAGGCTCCTGCTCAGTGTCCCTGCTAGGCTCACTCAGAATCCTGAGCTCtgatatacagagagagagagagagagagagagagagagagagagagagagagagagaacaagagaaagagatcttcacttaaaaaaatattttacaaataaaattatgctCTAGAATCCTAAGAACATTGAGCCTATTTGACCCAAGTAcgacaggataaaataaattagtaatgtaatatatagctttgctaaataaatttaaaaaactatCTTTCTGTCACATAGCTTCTATTCCTTATAGGTGAACTCCAAAACGGAGCATGAAAGAATAATTTTGCAGATGAGgaatatttaacattattataGCAAATCagttacactacactgttagatTTCACTTCtatcatttgttaaaaaaaattatgctggGAAGGGATTAAGTAATACCCATTCTCTCATAACTCATATGTCCATTCTTGACCTTTATAACTGCCTCCAGACTCCTCAAATACTCTGAACAGCTTTTGGATCCTCAGTTATTATTTTTAGCTCCATATTTTGAAAGCATCTTGTAAAACCACATTTAATAAGATATTTCTGTTATTTTGGCAgagatttttgttattttaattcCATGGTTCTAATATTTGTATCTGTTTGCACATACTAACTCTTGTGAATAAGATCTCCAAGCTGTCGGTTTTCGAGGCTTATCTGTTTCTAACAactagtattaaaaaaatacaatgacaaTCTTACAATTAGTCTGAGACCCCTATGGCCTGGGTCAGTGGGATGTGCATTGCTAATCCATGAACAAAACATGGAGGGTAAATATATCCTGATACCTGGATCTGCGCTGGCAGTTTCGGCCACACCCCTGCTACCGTCTACAGGGTTGTATTTCATGTCCTGCTCTGGCATTAGAGAAGGAAGCTGTAACAGGAATAAAATTGTCATAGATAAAGGCAtgttatatactgtacttaCAGCCAAATACAGCTCTAAGGAATCATTTGAATCATTCCTGCTGTCATTAATAACCCCTGACCTTTTTTGATCGCCTCGCTGCCTTCCTGCGAATGCGCAGTCTGATGCGGTTGGGCCCCTCAGCTGCATTCTGCACCCAGCCTTGGTTGATGAAGACTCCTGGACCGGGGCCAAATAACCCCCTCTCACGAAGCAAGTCTTCCTCTATCCTCAGCCACCGAGCAGCCATTAGCTCATTCTCATAGTGAAGTGCCTACACAGGACACAACAACCCAATTATCAAAGATTCCCAAAAAGAAGCATAGTGATTTAAATATTGTCCCCAAGTATAcaacaacatacagtacatgctcATGCTGTGAGATCTAATCCATGTCATTTGAAATGTTATTCATTGTAGTTATTGCAAGATAAATTCTTACAAACCTGCATGTAATTCTTCTTTAAGGTCTCGAACATCTCTTTACCAACCTTTCTATGGATTTCCAAGTCTGCTAAAAATGTCTTTGAGAAAACATAGGAATTATAAGGACAATAAATTACACATCCAGGAAGCTATTTTGCATGTTTGCACTTAAGAATTGCATTTCATAAACTGCATTCATCATGCAAACAAGCTAGTGGCTACTGAAACCTACAATAACCCCGGCTCCAAATGCAATCATGTATTCTCAGTGTGTTGTAATTAAGTTAAAGTATAATATCAGCACAGTGTGAAGTGGCCGCTGGCCCTGTGCCACAACATGTGCCCAGCTGATATATTACACTGATTGGCATTAGCCCTTCAGGAGGCCTGTGTACAATATCATTAATGCATACAAGCTAATATTTACTTAAAGAGTCATCAAGTTAATCAtcacagtggtctgctctgCAAGAAACTACAAGACCTCATTGTAAAGTCTGACTCAGGAAGCGAGTTAAGTTCCCCTCAGAGACGAGTACTGAACCCTGCATGCTTCGCTGCTTAACCTGATACAATGATGCATCCTTTAGGCAAAGTCAATGAAGTACAAGCAACAACTCTGAAAACAGTGGTTTCTTTGGC harbors:
- the lrrc18a gene encoding leucine-rich repeat-containing protein 18; its protein translation is MAKGKKGGSKGKIITLKMAKKALRVTPEGKRHLDLSNMGIDTFPKCLLKLTDLEEVDLSRNQLRKIPDFIGQLIGVLWLDLHSNYIEQLPKGIGQLETLCHLNLCNNSLDSNGLPADIGSLKNLQTLNLGMNRLSALPPTMAALTNLRELGLFDNMLTVLPECIRLLPNLKKINTKRNPMTYAQRDAKDTKPAEGVYLVREEDLCKLCLEKCKEERKRKERKQLSDQSLRKGRFSGLITPNSVARSNQELWH